A single window of Sporosarcina sp. FSL W7-1349 DNA harbors:
- a CDS encoding ferritin-like domain-containing protein, with protein MNQSSLQPSANTEVLDNVLKALNSEYTTIPCYELLASQAPNPEIKNRILEIRNDEIRHFETFWRIYISLTGSQPTLQITQQCHTDFNSGILAAFIDEQETVDFYHDIARSANNPVIREAFTEAAADEQNHAVWFLYFMNNH; from the coding sequence GTGAATCAAAGTTCCCTGCAACCTTCCGCAAATACGGAAGTATTGGACAATGTTTTGAAAGCACTTAATAGTGAATATACAACAATTCCATGCTATGAATTATTAGCGTCCCAGGCTCCGAATCCCGAAATAAAAAATCGCATACTTGAAATCAGAAATGATGAAATCAGACACTTTGAAACCTTTTGGCGTATATATATTTCTTTGACGGGGAGTCAACCAACCCTACAAATCACACAACAATGCCATACAGATTTTAATAGTGGGATTCTTGCTGCATTCATAGATGAGCAGGAGACTGTAGACTTCTATCACGATATAGCGCGAAGTGCTAATAACCCCGTTATTAGGGAGGCTTTTACGGAAGCTGCTGCTGATGAACAAAATCATGCGGTTTGGTTTTTATATTTTATGAATAATCATTGA
- a CDS encoding sterol desaturase family protein — MKTYIKDFLLFPDVLLMGLLFTACASFTVPHLLQLGAWLAIVIGMLTYATSEYMVHRFLFHLKAPRNPYFLKLLRRLHYDHHVEPDNLKLLFLPLWFSVPGFILYSLIFHSVVGSVSLTLAFATGLLGYFLFYEWKHYVAHRPITPRTQLGKRIKKHHLLHHFKNENYWFGVTHMTYDKALGTYPDNRSVDKSPTAKNLEKRA; from the coding sequence ATGAAAACATATATTAAGGACTTCTTGCTGTTCCCGGACGTATTGCTAATGGGACTTTTGTTCACCGCATGCGCCTCGTTTACCGTTCCCCATCTTTTGCAATTAGGTGCGTGGCTTGCCATTGTCATCGGCATGTTGACATATGCGACGAGTGAATATATGGTCCACCGCTTTTTATTTCACCTGAAGGCGCCGCGCAACCCATACTTTTTGAAACTGTTGCGGCGGCTGCATTATGACCATCATGTGGAACCCGACAATTTGAAATTACTATTTTTGCCGCTCTGGTTTAGCGTTCCTGGCTTCATCCTGTACTCCCTCATTTTTCACAGTGTAGTAGGGAGCGTTTCATTGACCCTTGCCTTTGCAACCGGTTTGCTTGGCTATTTCTTGTTCTATGAATGGAAACATTATGTCGCCCATCGTCCAATCACTCCTCGAACGCAACTCGGGAAACGGATCAAAAAACATCATCTCCTCCACCATTTTAAGAATGAAAACTATTGGTTCGGCGTCACCCATATGACATATGATAAAGCGCTCGGCACGTATCCGGATAACCGCTCCGTAGACAAGAGCCCGACCGCCAAAAACCTTGAAAAACGGGCATAA
- a CDS encoding glycerophosphodiester phosphodiesterase encodes MKKIQQQRIILTIVICSLVVCLLVGFANRSSRPDIPINLINVAHRGASGFAPENTQASFRKGIEMGADFLEFDVHLSKDGEPVIIHDERVDRTTNGKGFVKDLTLAELKELDVGGSFDPVYTGETILTLDELLEEFYGESGLLIEIKKPDQYPGIEEKVVEALTAYPDVSGIIIQSFDIDSMRKVHALLPEVEVAVLMNPSPFLPSSKTLKELTSFASYINFNVSYVNKRVVDQVHKHDGKVLVWSKKDTQLFAKAKRFGADGVISDFSKLPMDEPAFLATK; translated from the coding sequence ATGAAAAAAATACAACAGCAAAGAATAATCCTGACTATCGTGATCTGTAGTCTCGTAGTATGCCTTTTAGTAGGCTTCGCCAATCGATCCTCCCGGCCGGATATCCCTATTAACCTCATTAATGTCGCGCATCGGGGCGCCTCCGGTTTCGCACCAGAGAACACTCAAGCTTCCTTCCGCAAAGGCATTGAAATGGGAGCGGATTTCCTGGAATTTGACGTTCATCTATCCAAGGACGGCGAACCGGTGATCATCCACGATGAACGGGTCGACCGCACGACGAATGGTAAAGGATTCGTCAAAGACCTGACGCTGGCCGAGCTGAAGGAATTGGATGTCGGGGGTTCATTCGACCCAGTCTATACGGGTGAAACGATTCTGACGCTCGATGAGTTGCTAGAGGAGTTTTACGGGGAATCTGGATTGTTGATTGAGATTAAAAAGCCCGACCAGTATCCGGGCATCGAGGAAAAAGTTGTAGAGGCATTAACTGCCTATCCAGATGTAAGCGGTATCATCATCCAATCGTTTGACATTGATTCTATGCGGAAAGTGCATGCGCTTCTTCCCGAAGTCGAAGTGGCCGTCCTCATGAATCCCTCACCTTTTTTACCATCCTCCAAAACGCTTAAAGAATTGACCTCTTTCGCAAGTTACATCAATTTTAATGTATCCTATGTGAACAAAAGAGTGGTGGATCAAGTCCATAAACATGACGGAAAAGTGCTCGTCTGGTCGAAAAAGGATACCCAGTTATTTGCCAAGGCGAAGCGATTCGGCGCGGACGGCGTCATTTCTGACTTCTCCAAACTTCCGATGGACGAACCCGCTTTTCTGGCTACAAAATAA
- the psiE gene encoding phosphate-starvation-inducible protein PsiE: MNYKKFAGNFLVNFPKILQGVLNISLVLLAIVLSILLGKELFVFIDILMEQESNDYKLFLAHILIFFLYFEFITMIVKYFKEDYHFPLRYFIYIGITAMVRLIIVDHGHPMNTLLYSLVILVLIIGYFIMNITPRDRPESRWFFNRDP; the protein is encoded by the coding sequence ATGAACTACAAAAAGTTTGCTGGCAACTTCTTGGTCAATTTTCCGAAGATCCTTCAAGGGGTGCTCAATATTTCCCTTGTGCTATTGGCGATTGTCCTGTCGATTCTATTAGGGAAGGAACTCTTCGTTTTCATTGATATTTTGATGGAACAGGAGAGCAATGATTACAAACTTTTCTTGGCACATATTCTGATCTTCTTCCTCTACTTCGAGTTCATCACAATGATCGTCAAGTATTTCAAGGAAGATTACCATTTTCCGTTACGGTATTTTATCTACATCGGCATTACGGCGATGGTCCGCTTGATCATCGTGGATCATGGCCATCCGATGAACACGCTATTGTATTCGCTTGTGATTTTAGTATTGATCATCGGTTACTTCATCATGAATATTACACCACGCGACCGTCCGGAGAGCAGATGGTTCTTCAATCGGGATCCCTGA
- a CDS encoding DMT family transporter yields MAWLYLVIASFGEIFGVMAINLYNQKKSLLRLLWIAVAFGFGFLFLWLAMRDIPMGTAYAVWTGLGAAGTVLMGIFVFKEPGNWKRLMFLLLIICGAVGLKIFS; encoded by the coding sequence ATGGCTTGGCTCTATTTGGTCATTGCCAGTTTCGGCGAAATTTTCGGTGTCATGGCCATCAATCTGTACAATCAAAAAAAGTCATTGCTCCGGCTTCTTTGGATTGCAGTCGCATTCGGTTTCGGTTTCCTGTTCCTCTGGCTTGCCATGCGGGACATTCCGATGGGCACTGCCTACGCGGTATGGACTGGACTCGGTGCAGCGGGAACAGTACTTATGGGGATTTTCGTCTTCAAGGAACCGGGGAATTGGAAGCGGCTCATGTTTTTATTACTCATCATTTGTGGTGCGGTCGGGTTGAAAATATTCAGCTAA
- a CDS encoding DMT family transporter yields MAWLYVLFAAIVELVWVIGLRYSDSVLEWSLTIIAIVFSFYFIIKACEKLPSGTVYAVFTGSGAAAIFLIDAVYFQSDFSWVQAACVGLIILGVVGLKMADSEEDSAAGGDV; encoded by the coding sequence TTGGCTTGGCTTTATGTGTTATTTGCCGCGATTGTCGAGTTGGTTTGGGTGATCGGCCTCCGTTACTCCGATTCGGTTTTGGAGTGGAGCCTGACGATTATCGCAATCGTGTTCAGTTTTTATTTCATCATTAAAGCTTGTGAGAAACTGCCGTCCGGCACGGTGTATGCGGTGTTCACCGGATCTGGGGCAGCCGCAATTTTCCTCATCGACGCTGTGTACTTCCAATCGGATTTTTCCTGGGTCCAGGCGGCATGTGTCGGGCTGATTATCCTGGGAGTCGTTGGGTTGAAGATGGCGGATTCTGAGGAAGATTCGGCAGCTGGGGGTGATGTGTAA
- a CDS encoding amidohydrolase family protein has translation MNQTYLVTAKKLVTVSPLGAVLDGAMRIQNGKITAIGLAAELAKQFPYDPLLDYHDSVITPSLVDCHTHLLEFAPTMLYPVTPETHFLAGRAILFKALQSGITALGEQVCGHPLCDFSVEDYRNAVADLPLDITFATTSISIGFPELAHFSAITQSKAISKSDLVHPQLINKIAMESEFPGENIFINATPANFTQDKVLRAGEIIYSLEEMQRITSIYHKLGKRIGAHVAGEEGIRRALKAGIDVLHHAHGITEELVEDAVKRGVAIVATPLGGTHLPPNSPEEIVELVEKGIRVSISTDAYLPPYPGVSWLPYTDQSPRGPEELMRVAHPAMVLLQSRQIDENEILAMLTAHPADILGKGNRFGKLEPGMDANFLVADGVPGLDITKASQIQAVFFNGRKMIQRTS, from the coding sequence ATGAATCAAACCTATCTCGTCACAGCGAAAAAACTAGTGACCGTCAGCCCTCTCGGAGCTGTCCTGGACGGAGCGATGCGGATCCAAAACGGGAAAATCACCGCAATCGGCCTAGCCGCCGAATTGGCTAAACAATTTCCGTACGATCCTTTATTGGACTATCATGATTCCGTCATCACGCCTTCCTTAGTCGATTGCCACACTCATTTGCTTGAATTTGCTCCGACAATGTTGTATCCGGTTACACCCGAAACCCATTTCCTCGCCGGCAGGGCAATCCTGTTCAAAGCACTGCAATCAGGCATTACCGCACTCGGCGAGCAGGTTTGCGGTCACCCGCTTTGTGATTTTTCTGTGGAGGACTATCGCAATGCCGTTGCCGATCTTCCGCTCGATATTACCTTTGCGACAACGAGCATTTCCATCGGTTTTCCGGAACTGGCCCACTTTAGTGCTATCACGCAATCGAAAGCGATTTCAAAATCCGACCTTGTCCATCCGCAATTAATTAATAAAATTGCAATGGAAAGTGAGTTCCCCGGTGAAAATATTTTCATCAATGCTACACCGGCAAACTTTACACAGGATAAGGTTCTGCGAGCGGGGGAGATCATCTATTCCTTGGAAGAAATGCAGCGAATCACTTCCATTTATCACAAGCTCGGCAAGCGGATCGGCGCGCATGTAGCGGGGGAGGAAGGCATCCGCAGAGCGCTCAAAGCGGGAATCGATGTCCTGCATCATGCGCATGGAATTACGGAGGAATTAGTAGAGGATGCAGTAAAACGAGGGGTGGCTATCGTGGCAACGCCGCTCGGGGGCACCCATTTGCCGCCCAATTCACCGGAAGAAATCGTTGAATTGGTCGAGAAGGGGATCCGTGTCTCCATTTCGACCGATGCGTATCTTCCTCCTTATCCGGGTGTGTCGTGGCTTCCGTACACAGATCAATCACCCCGCGGGCCGGAAGAACTAATGCGAGTCGCACACCCGGCGATGGTGCTTCTGCAATCGCGCCAAATAGACGAAAATGAAATACTCGCCATGCTCACAGCCCATCCGGCTGACATTCTTGGAAAAGGGAATCGGTTCGGGAAGCTGGAACCCGGAATGGACGCCAATTTCCTAGTGGCGGACGGGGTTCCGGGACTAGACATTACGAAGGCCAGTCAAATTCAGGCTGTATTTTTCAATGGAAGGAAAATGATCCAAAGAACCTCATAA